In Tessaracoccus sp. MC1865, the DNA window ACGTGGTCAAGGCCGCGATCGACGACCTCAACACGAAGGCCGCCGCGATGGGTCAGGCGATCTACGCCGCCGCCCAGGCCAAGGCGCAGGAGTCCGCTCCGGCCGACGGCGGGGCCGCTGACGCCACGCCCGAGGGCGAAGAGGACGTCGTCGAGGCGGAGATCGTCGACGAGGAGAACGACAAGTGACCGATTCGCAGTTCACTCCGGACAGCGACGCAGTGGGCGAGGCCGTCGAGGAGACGGCCTCGCCCACGGGCGCACCTGAAGCCCCCGTCGAGTTCGAAGCCGTTGACGCTCCTGACCGTGTCGCCGAGCTCGAGGAACTCGTGGCGGAGCGCACGACGGATCTTCAGCGCCTCGGCGCCGAGTACGTCAACTACAAGAAGCGCGTGGACCGCGACCGCGACCTGGCCCGCCAGGCCGGCATCGAATCGGTCCTGACGGACTTCATGCCCGTGCTGGACTCGATCGCCCTCGCCAGGGAGCACGGCGACATCGACGGCGGTTTCCGCATGGTCGCCGACGAGCTGGAGAAGGTCATGGCCAAGCATGGCCTGGTGTCGTTCGGTGAGGTGGGCGAGGAGTTCGACCCCAACCGCCACGACGCCCTCATGGCGGTCCAGCTGGACGAACCGGTCACGGTCACCACCGTGTCGCAGGTCATGCAGCAGGGCTATCAGCTCAAGGGGCGGGTCGTGCGCCCGGCACGCGTCGCCGTCGCCAACCCGTAATGCCGTGCATGGGCCTGCCCTCGCGACGACGTCGCAGGGCAGGCCGCCCGGCCCGTGGAGGAACAACCATGCACCCTCATTCAGAAAGGAGATGATCGGGAAGTGAGTACCAAGGACTGGCTCGAGAAGGACTACTACAAGGTTCTCGGCGTCTCCAAGGACGCGTCGCCGGACGAGATCAAGAAGGCCTTCCGTCAGATCGCCCGCGACAACCACCCTGACCAGAACCCGGGCGACAGCGCCGCCCTGGCCCGGTTCAAGGAGGCCTCTGAGGCCAACGCGGTGCTGTCGGACACGGAGAAGCGCAAGGAATACGACGAGGCCCGCAGCCTGTTCGGCGGCGGCTTCCGGTTCAACCGGCCCGGGCAGCCCGGCGGCGGCGCGTCGCCGTCGTTCGAGGACCTGTTCCGCAACGCCGGCCAGGGCACCGGGCAGCAGGGCTTCGGCGACCTGTTCGGCGGTCTGTTCAGCGGAGGCGCCGGGGCCACCCGTCGCGCCACGCAGCGCGGCCCCCGTCGCGGCGCCGACATCGAGGGCGACGTGACCATCAGCTTCGAGCAGGCCGTCGAGGGCGCGACGGTGACCATGCGGACGGTCTCGGATCAGCCGTGCCCGTCGTGCCGGGGTACCGGCGCGAAGGCCGGCACGCTGCCGCGGGTGTGCCCGTCCTGTGAGGGTTCGGGCATGCAGTCGTCGCAGGCCGGCGGCGTGTTCCACATGAGCGAACCGTGCACGGACTGCCTCGGTCGCGGCCTCATCGTCGACACCCCTTGCCCGGACTGCGCCGGTTCCGGCCGTGGGAAGTCCACCAAGACGATGAACGTGCGGATCCCCGCCGGCGTCGAGGACGGGCAGCGCATCCGGCTCAAGGGCAAGGGCGCGGCCGGTGAGAACGGCGGCGCGCCGGGAGACCTGTACGTCAGCGTGCACGTCACCCCGCACAAGTTGTTCGGGCGCAGCGGTTCCAATCTCACACTGGACGTGCCGGTGACGTTCACCGAGGCGTCGCTGGGCGCCGACATCCAGATCCCCACCATGCAGGGGCAGCGCGTGAAGCTGCGGATCCCGCCGTCGACGCCCAACGGGCGCACGATGCGGGTGCGTGGCCGCGGCGCGCGGAAGCCGGACGGCTCGCAGGGTGACCTGCTGGTGACCATCAAGGTCGAGGTGCCGGACGATCTGAGCGCGGAGGCCAAGGCCGCACTGCTGGAATACGCCGAGAAGGCCCACGAGGTCAACCCTCGCGAGTCGCTGTTCGGAGGGTGATGACCGATGAGCCAGCATCTGCAGCCCTTTGACCCCGACGCGGCGGTCTTCCCCGTTTCGGTGGCCGCGTCGCTGGCCGACATGCACGCGCAGACCCTGCGCGGCTACGACCGGCTCGGCCTCGTCGTCCCCCAGCGGGCGCGGGGCCGTGGCCGGCGTTACTCGTTGCGCGACATCGCGAAACTGCGGCACGTGCAGTACCTGTCGCAGACCGAGGGCATCAACCTTGAGGGCATCCGCCGCATCCTCGCGCTCGAGGAGCAGGTTGACGGCCTGCGCGACCAGGTGGAGCGCCTGAGCGAACTGGTCCGGCGCATCCAGAGCGACGAGATGGCGGCGCGGGTGTTCACCGCGGAGTCGTCCGGGCGCGTGCACCAGGGCCGGTACCGGCCACAGCGGCGCCTCGCGCTGCCGCCGTCGGCCTCCTGACGACGCGGCGGTGGCAGAACCGCCGGATTGGCTCGGGTCGCCGTCGTAGTGGCGGTTGTGGCCTCGCCCGTCGAGCCCAACTCCCGCCCACCTTCGCGTTGGCGGCCTTGCCCAGCGCAGCCATCCGGAACCCGGGCTTCCAGCGGGTGACCGGCGGCGGCCCCAGCCCGCCGTGCTGCTCACCGGCGTCCGCCTCAGAAGCCCAGCCGGCGCGCCGCCTCACGGATGTGGTCCGCGCTGTCGCGCAGGCGCTGGAGTTCCCCGTCGGTGAGAGGTAGCTCCAGCGCCCGGCCCACACCCTTGCCGTCGACGACGTGCGGCACCGACATGCACACGTCCGAGATCCCCTGCCAGTTCTCGAGGTACGACGACACCGGCAGCACCCGGTGCTCGTCACGCAGCACGGCCTGGATGATGCGCGTGCCCGCCAACCCGATGGCGTAGTTGGTGGCGCCCTTCCCCTCGATCACCTCGTAGGCCGCGCCGACGACCTGCTCGGCGATGCGCTCGCGCACCTCGCGGCTCAACTGGCCGGTCTGCTCCTCCCACTGCTTCAGCGGCACGCCGCCGATGGTGGCGGTGCTCCACAGCGGAGTCTCGGTGTCTCCGTGTTCGCCGGCGATGTAGGCGTGCACATTGGTCACCGAGACGGCGCACTCGGCGGCGATGAGCCACCGCAGCCGCGACGAGTCGAGCACCGTGCCGGAGCCCATCAGCTGGTTGCGGGGGAGACCCGAGATCTTGAGCGCCGCCTGGGTGGTGACGTCGACGGGGTTGGTCACCATGATGAACACCGCGTCGGGCGACTGTTCCACCAGCGGCGGGATCAGCGACTTCATCATCCCGACGGTCTTCGCAGCGAGGTCCATCCGGGTTTCGCCGGGCTGCTGCTTCGCACCGGCCGCGACGACCACCACGTCGGACTTGGCCGTCACCGCGACATCGTCGGAGCCCTCGACGGTGACGTGGGGAGGCAGGAACTGGCTGCCGTGGGCGAGGTCCAGGGCCTCGGCCTTGACCTTGGTGGCGCTGAGGTCGTGCAGCGCGACGTGCGTCGCGGCGCCCTTGATCAGCGCCGCGTACGCCAGGGAGGTGCCGACGGCGCCCGCGCCGACGACTGACAGTTTCGTGCCTCGCATCTTCATACCCACATCTTGCCCACAATCCCCAACACCCCGCGTCGGGCACGGCCCCGAATCTGGATCTGCGTCGGTCAGGGACCCCACATCCAGATGTGGCGCCCTCGGCCCACCGAAACGCTCGTGGGTCCCATCCTCAGGGGTGAATAGGGGGCTTTTGGGGGAGCCAACCCCTCGTGGCGGCACCCTTTACGTTGCACACTAGATAGGAACGCACGAGATCCAGGAGGGTCCCATGACCGAGCATTTCAACGACCGACCGGACGACCAGAGCCAGGGCGAGCGCTTCGCCGATGAACCCACCTACACCCACGACGCCACCGAGGCCGCGGCCGGCCAGGAGTCGGGCGCCGAGTACGGCACCACCGGCACGACCGACGCTCCTGACGCGTCCGCCAGCGACGCGTGGGGTCAGCAGCACACCGCCGTCGACGGCCCCGAGCAGCACCGGAGCCCGGAGCAGTTGGGCGACAACCTGCGCAAGGCGGCTGAGGAGACGGCCTACGCCGCGGTCGGTTTCGTGGGGCTGGTGGCCGACAAGGCCAAGGAGTTCTACGAGGAGCAGAAGAAGCAGTACGTCGAGTCCCACCCCGAAGCTGATTCGGAGGCGGGCGCCAAGAACGTTCTGGCCCAGCTGCGCGAGCAGCTCGACAAGTTCATGGACGAGATCAACCGCGGCTTCCGCGACCTCGCTGAGCGCGGCCGCGCCTCCGGCAAGGAGCAGGGCACGCACGACGCGGCAGATCCGGCCGACGAGAACAAGGATTACACCATCTGATCCGGTGACGACACCCGATCAGGCGAGACATAAGCGGCCGGCACCTCTGGGGTGCCGGCCGCTTCGCTGTGCTGTCAACTCATCCGTTGAAGGTTGCTGATGACAATTGGGTGTAGTCGGCGGACTCCAGGATGGCCGTCGTCACGCCGCCGTCGCGCTGCACTTCCAGGCGGGTGGCGAGGCTGGGATCAGGCAGGGAGCCGAGGAGTCCGTCGACGGCGGAGGCCAGATCCCCTGCCGGCGGGAGCGGTGCGGGCTCCGGCGCTGGGCCGTCAGAGGGCAGCGGATGGGACGCGACGCTGGTGCTCGCCGCGTCTAGGCCGCGACTCCACTGGTAGATCCTGGCTTTGTCGACACCGCGCACGGAGACGACGGCCGAGCCTTCCTCCGTGTCGATCTCGACGGACAGGGCTTCGTCGGTGAGGCCCGCCCGGTCGATCTCGGACCAGACCTGGGTGAGAGCGGCTCCGGAGATGGGCTCGGTGATCGGCTCCAACTGCTTGCCGTCGAGGAAGACGCTGCCCTGCCCGTCGCACTGGGCTTCGGCAACCACGATGCCGGGCGACAGGGCCCGCACCGCGACGCGGGC includes these proteins:
- a CDS encoding L-lactate dehydrogenase codes for the protein MKMRGTKLSVVGAGAVGTSLAYAALIKGAATHVALHDLSATKVKAEALDLAHGSQFLPPHVTVEGSDDVAVTAKSDVVVVAAGAKQQPGETRMDLAAKTVGMMKSLIPPLVEQSPDAVFIMVTNPVDVTTQAALKISGLPRNQLMGSGTVLDSSRLRWLIAAECAVSVTNVHAYIAGEHGDTETPLWSTATIGGVPLKQWEEQTGQLSREVRERIAEQVVGAAYEVIEGKGATNYAIGLAGTRIIQAVLRDEHRVLPVSSYLENWQGISDVCMSVPHVVDGKGVGRALELPLTDGELQRLRDSADHIREAARRLGF
- the dnaJ gene encoding molecular chaperone DnaJ; protein product: MSTKDWLEKDYYKVLGVSKDASPDEIKKAFRQIARDNHPDQNPGDSAALARFKEASEANAVLSDTEKRKEYDEARSLFGGGFRFNRPGQPGGGASPSFEDLFRNAGQGTGQQGFGDLFGGLFSGGAGATRRATQRGPRRGADIEGDVTISFEQAVEGATVTMRTVSDQPCPSCRGTGAKAGTLPRVCPSCEGSGMQSSQAGGVFHMSEPCTDCLGRGLIVDTPCPDCAGSGRGKSTKTMNVRIPAGVEDGQRIRLKGKGAAGENGGAPGDLYVSVHVTPHKLFGRSGSNLTLDVPVTFTEASLGADIQIPTMQGQRVKLRIPPSTPNGRTMRVRGRGARKPDGSQGDLLVTIKVEVPDDLSAEAKAALLEYAEKAHEVNPRESLFGG
- a CDS encoding nucleotide exchange factor GrpE; its protein translation is MTDSQFTPDSDAVGEAVEETASPTGAPEAPVEFEAVDAPDRVAELEELVAERTTDLQRLGAEYVNYKKRVDRDRDLARQAGIESVLTDFMPVLDSIALAREHGDIDGGFRMVADELEKVMAKHGLVSFGEVGEEFDPNRHDALMAVQLDEPVTVTTVSQVMQQGYQLKGRVVRPARVAVANP
- a CDS encoding heat shock protein transcriptional repressor HspR, whose amino-acid sequence is MSQHLQPFDPDAAVFPVSVAASLADMHAQTLRGYDRLGLVVPQRARGRGRRYSLRDIAKLRHVQYLSQTEGINLEGIRRILALEEQVDGLRDQVERLSELVRRIQSDEMAARVFTAESSGRVHQGRYRPQRRLALPPSAS